In Phyllobacterium zundukense, one DNA window encodes the following:
- the map gene encoding type I methionyl aminopeptidase, translating into MVTYLDAQSAPLKNTGQIRLHGPEGFEAMRKACQLTARCLDELASIVAPGVTTNTIDRFVFEFGADHGALPATLNYRGYTKSSCTSINHVVCHGIPDDKPLREGDIVNVDVTYILDGWHGDSSRMYPVGEIKRAAERLMEVTHESLMRGIAAVRPGARTGAIGAAIQTYAEAERCSVVRDFCGHGVGQLFHDAPNILHYGTPNEGVELREGMIFTIEPMINLGRPHVKVLADGWTAVTRDRSLTAQYEHTVGVTNNGCEIFTLSPAGLFAPGLKLE; encoded by the coding sequence ATGGTCACCTATCTCGACGCGCAGAGCGCGCCTCTTAAAAACACCGGGCAGATCAGGCTTCACGGCCCGGAAGGGTTCGAGGCCATGCGCAAGGCATGCCAGCTGACAGCGCGCTGTCTCGATGAGCTCGCGTCGATCGTCGCGCCGGGCGTGACGACCAACACCATCGACCGATTTGTTTTCGAATTCGGTGCCGATCACGGCGCCCTGCCCGCAACCCTGAATTATCGCGGCTACACCAAATCGAGCTGTACCTCGATCAACCACGTGGTCTGCCACGGCATTCCCGATGACAAGCCTTTGCGTGAGGGCGATATCGTGAATGTCGACGTGACCTATATCCTCGATGGCTGGCATGGCGATTCAAGCCGCATGTACCCGGTCGGCGAAATCAAGCGCGCTGCCGAACGGCTGATGGAAGTCACCCATGAGAGCCTGATGCGCGGTATCGCTGCCGTGCGCCCCGGCGCCCGGACAGGCGCCATTGGTGCCGCGATCCAGACCTATGCGGAAGCGGAGCGCTGCTCGGTGGTGCGCGATTTCTGTGGCCATGGTGTCGGCCAGCTCTTTCACGACGCGCCGAATATTCTGCACTATGGCACGCCGAACGAAGGCGTCGAACTGCGTGAAGGCATGATCTTCACCATCGAGCCGATGATCAATCTCGGCCGGCCGCACGTGAAGGTTCTTGCTGATGGCTGGACGGCCGTTACCCGCGACCGCTCGCTGACCGCACAATATGAGCACACGGTAGGCGTCACCAATAATGGTTGCGAGATCTTTACATTATCGCCCGCCGGCCTGTTTGCGCCGGGCCTGAAACTCGAGTAG
- a CDS encoding 3-keto-5-aminohexanoate cleavage protein, which yields MLQACLNGGRTRDFHPEVPFTAAELARDAARAVKAGASELHIHPRSSDGAESLDPGDVAAALLAIRKSVPGIPVGLSTHWRIPPGGKARQKPIEHCELLPDYVSVNLIEEDAAEVISLVFGKGIAVEAGIWSISDAERFVTLPDARKCLRVLIEINEQDIEEGLAAATGIIEVLERAKFKLPILMHGDEAGVWPMFKEAMARGYDGRIGLEDSNLLPTGKMATDNADIVRAAVLLARAY from the coding sequence ATGCTGCAAGCCTGCTTGAACGGCGGACGAACGCGCGACTTCCATCCTGAAGTGCCCTTTACAGCGGCGGAACTCGCCCGCGATGCTGCGCGCGCCGTTAAGGCGGGGGCAAGCGAATTGCATATCCATCCCCGCAGTTCGGATGGCGCAGAGAGCCTCGATCCCGGCGATGTTGCGGCAGCACTCCTTGCGATCCGCAAAAGTGTCCCCGGCATCCCGGTTGGACTTTCGACGCACTGGCGCATCCCACCCGGCGGCAAGGCACGCCAGAAGCCAATAGAACACTGCGAGCTGCTTCCCGACTATGTCTCCGTCAATCTTATCGAGGAGGACGCGGCTGAAGTGATTTCGCTCGTCTTTGGCAAGGGCATCGCGGTCGAGGCAGGAATCTGGTCCATCAGCGATGCAGAGCGCTTTGTGACTTTGCCCGATGCCAGGAAATGCCTTCGCGTCTTGATCGAAATCAACGAACAGGACATCGAAGAGGGGCTCGCTGCTGCGACCGGGATCATAGAGGTCCTGGAGCGGGCCAAATTCAAACTCCCCATTTTGATGCACGGCGATGAAGCGGGTGTGTGGCCGATGTTCAAGGAGGCCATGGCGCGCGGTTACGACGGCCGTATCGGGCTGGAGGACAGCAATCTCCTGCCCACCGGCAAGATGGCCACTGATAATGCCGATATCGTCCGCGCTGCCGTTCTCCTTGCACGGGCATATTAG
- the radC gene encoding RadC family protein, which yields MSEEKPEQTFFLNEPSAKLSPKQPAVEPEDTERNAERKTTPEEEPPHYLGHRERMKERFQNVGHAGFADYEMLEMLLYRSIRQGDTKPLAKALLARFGSLAEVLGAPEHLLREVRGCGPAVAFDLKLVSAFTHRIIRSDIREKTVLSSWSKVMDYCIAAMAHETREQFRILFLDKKNALIADEVQQVGTIDHTPVYPREVIARALQLSASAIILTHNHPSGDPTPSKADIDMTKTIASIGAQMGIVVHDHIIIGKNGHANLKGLKLF from the coding sequence ATGAGCGAAGAAAAGCCAGAACAGACTTTCTTCCTCAACGAGCCTTCCGCGAAACTCTCCCCAAAACAACCTGCCGTTGAGCCAGAAGACACCGAGCGCAACGCGGAGCGGAAGACCACGCCAGAGGAAGAGCCGCCGCACTATCTCGGCCATCGCGAGCGCATGAAAGAGCGCTTTCAGAACGTCGGGCATGCGGGATTCGCCGACTATGAAATGCTGGAAATGCTGCTCTATCGGTCGATCCGTCAGGGCGACACAAAACCGCTGGCCAAGGCACTTCTCGCCCGCTTTGGCTCGTTAGCAGAAGTTCTCGGCGCGCCCGAGCATCTCCTGCGCGAGGTCAGAGGCTGTGGTCCGGCGGTCGCATTCGATCTCAAACTGGTATCCGCCTTCACCCATCGCATCATTCGCAGCGATATTCGCGAAAAGACGGTGTTAAGCTCTTGGAGCAAAGTCATGGATTATTGCATTGCAGCCATGGCACATGAGACACGCGAGCAGTTTCGTATCCTGTTTCTCGACAAGAAAAACGCGCTGATCGCCGACGAAGTGCAGCAGGTCGGCACGATCGATCACACGCCTGTCTATCCGCGCGAAGTCATCGCACGGGCGCTGCAGCTCTCGGCGAGCGCGATCATCCTTACGCACAATCATCCCTCGGGCGATCCGACCCCCTCCAAGGCCGATATCGATATGACCAAGACCATCGCCAGTATCGGTGCACAAATGGGCATTGTCGTGCATGATCACATCATCATCGGCAAGAATGGCCATGCAAATCTCAAAGGGCTCAAACTTTTTTAG
- a CDS encoding GNAT family N-acetyltransferase, producing the protein MQNHYQVFCPSVETIVSDLARLPAGVEILVAEASTIVGFAAFSTIYPGPGLKSGIFLKELYVCAAFRGSGAGKRLMRAIAEVALQRGHKRIDWTADRENARLLNFYATLGALEQQEKVFYRLSGDALVSLAAPQKS; encoded by the coding sequence ATGCAGAACCACTACCAAGTGTTCTGCCCTTCAGTGGAAACGATTGTGAGCGATCTTGCACGCCTACCTGCCGGGGTCGAAATACTGGTCGCTGAAGCGAGTACCATCGTCGGCTTTGCGGCGTTTTCGACGATCTATCCGGGTCCGGGCCTGAAGTCCGGCATTTTCTTGAAGGAGCTTTACGTTTGCGCGGCATTTCGGGGGAGCGGGGCGGGAAAACGACTGATGCGGGCGATTGCCGAGGTTGCCTTGCAGCGCGGGCATAAGCGCATTGACTGGACCGCCGATCGTGAAAATGCACGGCTGTTGAATTTCTACGCAACCCTCGGTGCGCTGGAGCAGCAGGAGAAGGTCTTCTATCGACTTTCTGGTGACGCGCTCGTTTCATTGGCGGCACCACAGAAATCCTGA
- a CDS encoding AraC family transcriptional regulator: MNPVEKAIWFIEGHFAEDITLDDIAASAGLSRFYMSRAFAVFTGCSVSGYLRGRRLTEAARILCNGAPDILCVALDAGYSSHEAFTRAFRDQFGFTPEQVRAQGHLENIPLVEALKMDESFVVNLETPRIVEGKPLLIAGIGARYNCETSKAIPSQWQRFAPHFGHVSGQVGDVGYGVCCNSDDENNFDYIAGVEVTDFSDLPAEFSRVRIPAQKYLVFAHRDHISTIRSTMMTIWGKYLPESGHEVADAPNFERYGPEFDPRTGNGGLEVWIPVKN; the protein is encoded by the coding sequence ATGAATCCGGTTGAGAAGGCGATCTGGTTTATCGAAGGGCATTTTGCCGAAGACATCACGCTGGACGATATTGCGGCTTCGGCTGGCCTGTCGCGCTTCTACATGTCGCGTGCATTTGCTGTTTTCACAGGCTGCTCCGTCAGTGGCTACTTACGTGGCCGGAGGCTGACCGAGGCAGCCAGGATCCTGTGCAATGGTGCCCCCGATATTCTCTGCGTCGCCCTCGATGCCGGTTACAGCTCCCATGAAGCGTTCACCCGGGCCTTCCGCGACCAGTTCGGCTTCACGCCCGAACAGGTCCGCGCACAGGGCCATCTCGAAAACATCCCATTGGTGGAGGCACTCAAAATGGACGAGTCATTTGTCGTAAATCTCGAAACACCCCGCATAGTCGAGGGCAAGCCGCTGCTCATCGCCGGAATTGGTGCTCGCTACAACTGCGAGACCAGCAAGGCGATCCCGTCACAATGGCAGCGCTTTGCCCCGCATTTCGGCCATGTATCGGGCCAGGTCGGTGATGTCGGCTATGGCGTCTGCTGCAACAGCGACGACGAAAACAACTTCGATTACATAGCGGGCGTGGAGGTTACAGACTTTTCCGACCTGCCGGCGGAGTTCAGCCGCGTACGTATTCCGGCACAGAAATATCTGGTCTTCGCCCACCGGGACCATATTTCGACGATCCGCAGCACAATGATGACGATCTGGGGCAAATATCTTCCCGAATCCGGACATGAGGTCGCCGACGCGCCGAATTTCGAGCGCTATGGTCCGGAATTCGATCCGCGAACCGGCAATGGTGGATTAGAAGTCTGGATTCCGGTCAAGAATTAA
- a CDS encoding YcbK family protein, with translation MNILLASVSALRASTVACVIVLAGIAATSCTATGSSPNVTSALTAASENAATGDVKHAADSSLPSGGSQTVSPEALALAGSTETNALQAINQAATKPADSKTAQAGAATTPSATDTQQAAATPAPAEVKPPVKTSLFGSSTPAKAEETQQVASAATASAEQPVKTSLFGSSTKVEPAPQPTQDQEAQKPAAEAKGIDAKAEAANAEQAAAPEKKPATAAPSKDNGLLLRLFSNNQTKSAANRQIAIIAPKSQPKLRAVEASVQTASALPSAESFAGKTEHLSSLPGVRPNAGIQIMQRDSLYDDDDVEAAAAPVILASAAGLARLAPNGLKVQRESVQVACLKPQLVGILKTLERRYGKAVIVTSGYRSPPYNRLVNGAKASLHMSCAAADIQIPGVSKWELANFARSMPGRGGVGTYCHTESVHVDIGPRRDWNWRCSRGRA, from the coding sequence TTGAACATACTGCTAGCTTCAGTTTCAGCCCTTCGGGCGAGTACGGTAGCGTGCGTTATTGTGCTTGCCGGCATCGCTGCAACTTCGTGCACCGCGACTGGATCAAGCCCTAACGTCACATCCGCCCTGACCGCCGCCTCAGAAAACGCCGCAACCGGCGATGTAAAGCACGCAGCCGATTCTTCACTGCCCTCCGGCGGAAGCCAAACGGTTAGTCCCGAAGCGCTGGCGCTGGCCGGCAGTACTGAAACGAATGCCCTGCAGGCGATAAATCAGGCAGCGACCAAGCCCGCCGACAGCAAGACAGCGCAAGCAGGTGCCGCAACGACACCGTCAGCAACGGACACCCAGCAAGCGGCTGCGACACCCGCTCCCGCCGAGGTGAAGCCGCCCGTCAAGACATCCCTGTTCGGCTCGAGCACGCCCGCCAAAGCAGAAGAAACCCAGCAGGTTGCCAGCGCAGCAACAGCCAGCGCCGAGCAGCCTGTAAAGACATCGCTGTTCGGAAGCTCGACAAAGGTGGAGCCGGCCCCACAGCCGACACAAGACCAAGAGGCACAAAAGCCCGCAGCGGAAGCAAAGGGCATTGATGCCAAAGCAGAAGCCGCCAACGCTGAACAAGCTGCAGCGCCCGAGAAAAAGCCAGCCACTGCGGCTCCAAGCAAGGACAACGGGCTTCTTCTCAGGCTCTTCTCCAACAATCAGACGAAATCCGCGGCCAACCGCCAGATCGCAATCATCGCGCCGAAATCGCAACCGAAGCTGCGAGCTGTCGAAGCATCGGTCCAGACTGCCTCGGCGCTCCCCTCTGCCGAATCATTTGCCGGTAAAACCGAACATTTGTCGTCGCTGCCCGGCGTACGGCCGAATGCCGGCATCCAGATCATGCAGCGCGACAGCCTCTATGATGATGATGACGTCGAAGCAGCCGCTGCTCCGGTAATTCTGGCTTCGGCTGCCGGTCTTGCGCGCCTTGCGCCGAACGGCCTCAAGGTACAGCGCGAAAGCGTCCAGGTAGCTTGCCTCAAGCCGCAGCTCGTCGGTATTCTCAAGACCCTTGAGCGCCGCTACGGAAAGGCGGTGATTGTAACGTCCGGTTATCGCAGTCCGCCCTACAATCGCCTGGTCAATGGCGCCAAGGCTTCTCTGCACATGTCCTGTGCTGCGGCAGATATCCAGATTCCTGGGGTTTCCAAGTGGGAACTCGCCAATTTTGCCCGCTCCATGCCGGGTCGTGGCGGTGTTGGCACTTATTGTCACACCGAATCGGTGCATGTCGATATCGGCCCACGGCGTGACTGGAACTGGCGCTGCTCACGCGGAAGAGCCTGA
- the phaC gene encoding class I poly(R)-hydroxyalkanoic acid synthase has protein sequence MDNQGGKGGKTPNLDNYVVKDPEAFARNVAHMIEQAGKAASAWVEPREKGLKRDTLADPVTDVVKTLSKVSEYWLSEPARALDAQTKLFSSYMAIWSNSVRRMSGEDVEDVVLPEKGDKRFTDEDWGKNAFFDFLKQAYLVTARWAGELVENTEGLDEHTRHKAAFYVKQITTAASPSNFLLTNPELYKETVASNGENLVRGMKMLAEDIVAGGGDLRLRQSDLTKFALGENVATTPGKVIARSDVAEIIQYEPTIKDVLKRPLLICPPWINKFYILDLNPEKSFIKWAIDQGHTVFVISWVNPDERHALKDWTSYINEGLRFGLDTIEKATGERAVNAIGYCVGGTLLSAALALFAREGEDRIKSATLFTTQVDFTHAGDLKVFVDEDQIRALESAMSAEGYLDGTRMATAFNMLRSGDLIWPYVVNNYMRGREPVPFDLLYWNADATRMSAANHSYYLRNCYLDNNLVRGMMKLAGENLSLADVKIPIFNLAAKEDHIAPALSVFTGCQYFGGNVTYVLAGSGHIAGVVNPPAKNKYQYWTGGSPIGAFDEWLAKTTEHPGSWWNHWQKWIESQDKARVPARQPGENNIEILAEAPGTYVRIRV, from the coding sequence ATGGATAATCAGGGCGGTAAAGGCGGCAAAACCCCAAACCTTGATAATTATGTTGTCAAGGATCCGGAGGCCTTTGCGCGCAATGTCGCCCACATGATCGAGCAGGCGGGCAAGGCAGCATCCGCCTGGGTCGAGCCGCGCGAAAAGGGCCTGAAGCGCGATACGCTTGCCGATCCAGTAACCGACGTGGTGAAGACGCTCTCCAAGGTCTCCGAATACTGGCTGTCCGAACCTGCACGTGCGCTCGACGCCCAAACGAAACTTTTCTCCAGCTATATGGCCATCTGGTCCAATTCCGTCCGCCGCATGAGCGGCGAAGATGTCGAGGACGTGGTACTCCCGGAAAAAGGCGACAAACGCTTCACCGACGAGGATTGGGGCAAGAACGCTTTCTTCGACTTTCTCAAACAGGCCTATCTGGTGACGGCACGCTGGGCCGGCGAACTCGTCGAAAATACAGAAGGCCTTGACGAGCACACGCGGCACAAGGCTGCGTTCTACGTCAAACAGATCACCACGGCGGCATCGCCAAGCAATTTCCTGCTGACCAATCCGGAACTTTATAAGGAAACTGTCGCCAGCAATGGCGAGAATCTGGTCCGCGGCATGAAGATGCTGGCGGAAGACATTGTCGCCGGCGGTGGTGATTTGCGCCTGCGCCAGTCCGACCTGACCAAGTTTGCGCTCGGCGAGAATGTGGCGACGACCCCCGGCAAGGTGATCGCCCGCAGCGATGTTGCGGAAATTATCCAGTACGAGCCGACAATCAAGGACGTGTTGAAGCGCCCTCTCCTGATCTGCCCGCCATGGATCAACAAGTTTTACATTCTCGACCTCAACCCGGAAAAATCCTTCATCAAATGGGCGATCGATCAGGGCCATACGGTCTTTGTCATCTCTTGGGTCAATCCCGATGAGCGCCACGCGTTGAAGGACTGGACGTCCTATATCAACGAGGGCCTGCGCTTCGGTCTTGATACTATTGAAAAAGCCACCGGCGAAAGAGCTGTAAACGCTATCGGCTATTGTGTGGGCGGAACGCTCCTGAGCGCAGCGCTCGCGCTGTTCGCCAGGGAGGGCGAAGACCGCATCAAGAGTGCCACGCTATTCACCACGCAGGTGGACTTCACCCATGCTGGCGACCTGAAAGTCTTCGTCGATGAGGATCAGATCAGGGCGCTGGAAAGCGCGATGTCCGCAGAAGGCTATCTTGACGGCACGCGCATGGCCACGGCCTTCAACATGCTGCGCTCCGGCGACCTCATCTGGCCATACGTCGTCAACAACTATATGCGCGGCCGCGAACCCGTGCCCTTCGACCTTCTTTACTGGAATGCCGACGCTACGCGCATGAGTGCGGCCAATCATTCCTACTATCTGCGCAACTGCTACCTCGACAACAATCTGGTGCGCGGGATGATGAAGCTCGCCGGCGAGAACCTGTCGCTTGCTGACGTCAAGATTCCGATCTTCAACCTTGCCGCCAAGGAAGATCATATCGCTCCTGCGCTTTCAGTCTTTACCGGCTGCCAGTATTTTGGCGGCAATGTTACTTACGTGCTGGCCGGCTCCGGTCACATCGCCGGCGTTGTCAATCCGCCGGCCAAGAACAAGTACCAGTACTGGACAGGCGGCTCCCCGATCGGCGCATTCGACGAGTGGCTGGCGAAGACGACAGAGCATCCGGGTTCCTGGTGGAATCATTGGCAAAAATGGATTGAATCGCAGGACAAGGCACGCGTTCCTGCGCGCCAACCAGGCGAAAACAACATCGAGATTCTCGCTGAAGCGCCGGGAACCTATGTCCGCATACGTGTATGA
- the tig gene encoding trigger factor, protein MQVTETLNEGLKREIKVVVPAKDLEAKLSERLQGASAKARINGFRPGKVPMAHLRKMYGKSFMAEVVNEILSDSSRTILADRNEKSATQPEVVMTEDEKEAEKVLSGQADFEFSLNYEVLPAIEIKDASKISVVREVVDVTDEEVEEQVKRVASSAQTFETKKGKAESGDRVTMDYLGKVDGVAFDGGTDSDATLVLGSGQFIPGFEDQLIGVKAGDEKQINVTFPAEYGAAHLAGKDATFDITVKEVAKPGELEINDETAKKLGIESADRLRQVIREQIESQYGTFTRQKVKRQILDALDGEYKFESPERLINAEFNNIWAQIGSDLQEAGKTFEDEDTTEEEAREEYRKLAERRVRLGLVLSEIGNKAGIEVTEEELQRAVYDQVRRYPGQEQQIYEFFRKTPEAVNNLRAPIFEEKVVDHLLSNINVTDKKVTKEELMADDEADAKSDEAKKPAKKAAPKKAAKKKTDDEA, encoded by the coding sequence ATGCAGGTTACTGAAACGCTCAATGAAGGGCTGAAGCGCGAGATCAAGGTCGTTGTTCCGGCCAAGGATCTGGAAGCAAAGCTTTCCGAACGCCTCCAGGGCGCCAGCGCAAAAGCGCGCATCAATGGCTTCCGCCCCGGCAAGGTGCCCATGGCCCATCTGCGCAAGATGTACGGCAAGTCGTTCATGGCTGAAGTCGTCAACGAGATCCTGAGCGATTCATCGCGGACCATCCTTGCTGACCGCAACGAAAAGTCCGCTACCCAGCCTGAAGTCGTCATGACCGAAGACGAGAAGGAAGCGGAAAAGGTTCTGAGCGGTCAGGCCGATTTCGAGTTCTCGCTGAACTATGAAGTTCTGCCAGCCATCGAAATCAAGGATGCGTCGAAGATCAGCGTTGTCCGCGAAGTCGTCGATGTGACCGACGAGGAAGTCGAAGAGCAGGTCAAGCGCGTAGCAAGCTCTGCCCAGACCTTCGAAACGAAGAAGGGCAAGGCCGAAAGCGGTGATCGCGTTACCATGGATTACCTCGGCAAGGTCGATGGCGTTGCTTTTGATGGCGGCACTGACAGCGACGCAACGCTCGTTCTCGGATCCGGCCAGTTCATTCCGGGCTTTGAAGACCAGTTGATCGGCGTCAAGGCCGGCGACGAAAAGCAGATCAACGTGACGTTCCCGGCCGAATACGGTGCGGCACACCTCGCAGGCAAGGACGCAACCTTCGACATTACCGTCAAGGAAGTTGCCAAGCCGGGCGAACTCGAGATCAATGATGAGACCGCCAAGAAGCTCGGTATCGAAAGCGCCGATCGTCTGCGTCAGGTCATCCGCGAGCAGATCGAGAGCCAGTACGGCACGTTCACCCGCCAGAAGGTCAAGCGCCAGATTCTCGATGCGCTGGACGGCGAGTACAAATTCGAATCGCCAGAACGTCTGATCAATGCCGAGTTCAACAACATCTGGGCACAGATCGGCAGCGACCTTCAGGAAGCCGGCAAGACCTTCGAAGACGAAGATACGACGGAAGAAGAAGCTCGCGAAGAGTACCGCAAGCTGGCGGAACGCCGTGTGCGCCTCGGGCTCGTGCTCTCGGAAATCGGCAACAAGGCCGGCATCGAAGTAACCGAAGAAGAACTTCAGCGCGCCGTCTACGACCAGGTTCGCCGCTATCCGGGTCAGGAACAGCAGATCTATGAATTCTTCCGCAAGACGCCGGAAGCAGTCAACAATCTGCGCGCTCCGATCTTCGAGGAAAAGGTTGTCGATCACCTTCTCTCGAACATCAATGTCACCGACAAGAAGGTGACCAAGGAAGAGCTGATGGCTGACGACGAGGCAGATGCCAAGTCGGATGAAGCCAAGAAGCCTGCCAAGAAGGCAGCGCCGAAGAAGGCCGCCAAGAAGAAGACCGACGACGAGGCATAA
- the sfsA gene encoding DNA/RNA nuclease SfsA yields the protein MIFTSPLVTGRLVQRYKRFLADIVLDDGIAITSSVPNTGSMLGLTDPGIRVWLSLSDGPKRKYPHTLQMVEAQGTMVGINTGLPNRIAEEAILAGLLSSLSGYAELKREQKYGANSRIDILLRDPDRPSAYVEVKNVHFSRKAGLAEFPDSPTARGAKHLDELGNMVENGHRGVMLYVIQRGDCDCLKICGDLDPVYALAFERAMRRGVEAYAVKCHITPAGIVAISTMPIID from the coding sequence ATGATCTTCACATCCCCTCTCGTCACCGGCAGACTGGTTCAGCGCTACAAGCGATTCCTCGCCGATATCGTTCTTGATGATGGCATTGCGATCACAAGCTCGGTTCCCAATACCGGTTCCATGCTTGGCCTGACGGATCCCGGCATCAGGGTGTGGCTGTCGCTTTCTGATGGTCCCAAGCGCAAATATCCGCATACATTGCAGATGGTCGAGGCGCAGGGCACCATGGTCGGCATCAATACCGGGCTGCCCAACCGCATCGCCGAAGAAGCGATCCTTGCCGGCCTGCTGTCATCGCTGAGCGGCTATGCCGAATTGAAACGCGAGCAGAAATACGGTGCCAATTCGCGCATCGATATCCTGCTGCGTGACCCGGATCGCCCCAGTGCCTATGTCGAGGTCAAGAACGTTCATTTTTCGCGCAAGGCCGGACTGGCCGAATTTCCTGATTCCCCGACGGCACGCGGCGCAAAACATCTGGACGAGCTTGGCAACATGGTTGAAAATGGCCATCGTGGTGTCATGCTCTACGTCATCCAGCGCGGAGACTGTGATTGCTTGAAAATCTGCGGTGATCTCGACCCGGTCTACGCCTTAGCTTTTGAACGGGCGATGCGGCGCGGGGTTGAAGCTTACGCAGTAAAATGCCACATCACGCCTGCAGGTATTGTTGCGATAAGCACGATGCCGATTATCGATTGA
- a CDS encoding efflux RND transporter periplasmic adaptor subunit — translation MSRTFISAIRLGFTAVIFSASAALAQEAAAPPPPPVTVAKPVVRDVIDADEFIGRFEAVNQVAVRSRIDGYLDTVHFKDGALVKKGDPLFTIDQRPYVTALAQAQSALEVAKTTLNYAEAQFKRTESLTGSGTLSVSTLDDQRRAFLAGQASVTGAQASVDGAKLNLMYTEITAPQDGRIDRRLISVGNLVNANDTILTTIVQLDPIDFYFDVDERNLLNYARTARENGQILQEGGGGLEVTVKLTDSGEPPVKGKLDFAENRLDAATGTMRVRARFDNPKLILQPGLFGRVEVAASNKYKGILIPDDAIGSDQNERVVFVVSEDGTVTPKPVRLGPTLYGYRVIREGMTGDETIVVNGLMRIRPGAKVKPELVVLPPESPSVAGAGQ, via the coding sequence TTGTCACGAACGTTCATCTCAGCCATTCGGCTTGGCTTCACCGCCGTCATTTTCTCGGCATCTGCAGCATTGGCCCAAGAGGCCGCTGCTCCGCCTCCGCCGCCCGTGACGGTAGCGAAACCGGTCGTGCGCGACGTTATCGATGCCGATGAGTTCATTGGGCGGTTTGAAGCTGTCAATCAAGTGGCCGTCCGTTCCCGTATCGATGGTTATCTCGATACGGTGCATTTCAAGGATGGCGCCCTGGTCAAGAAAGGTGACCCGCTTTTCACGATCGACCAGCGTCCCTATGTGACTGCACTCGCACAGGCGCAGTCGGCGCTGGAGGTTGCCAAGACGACGCTCAACTATGCGGAAGCCCAGTTCAAGCGGACGGAATCGCTCACCGGCAGCGGCACGTTATCCGTCTCGACCCTTGACGACCAGCGGCGCGCTTTCCTGGCCGGCCAGGCCAGTGTAACCGGCGCCCAGGCTTCTGTTGACGGCGCCAAGCTCAACCTGATGTACACGGAAATTACGGCGCCCCAGGACGGCCGCATCGACCGCCGGCTCATCTCTGTCGGCAATCTGGTCAATGCAAACGATACGATACTGACCACCATCGTCCAGCTGGACCCGATCGACTTTTACTTCGATGTGGACGAGCGCAATCTGCTTAACTATGCGCGCACGGCCCGTGAAAACGGTCAAATCCTGCAGGAAGGCGGTGGAGGGCTTGAAGTTACGGTCAAGCTGACCGATTCCGGCGAACCGCCAGTCAAGGGCAAACTCGACTTTGCGGAAAACCGTCTTGACGCGGCGACCGGTACAATGCGCGTGCGAGCCCGCTTCGACAATCCCAAACTCATCCTGCAACCGGGGCTTTTCGGCCGCGTCGAAGTGGCCGCCTCGAACAAGTACAAGGGCATACTGATACCTGACGATGCGATCGGGTCCGACCAGAACGAGCGGGTCGTCTTTGTTGTAAGCGAGGACGGTACCGTCACACCGAAGCCGGTAAGACTGGGGCCGACTCTCTACGGCTACCGCGTCATCCGCGAGGGCATGACTGGCGATGAGACGATTGTTGTCAACGGATTGATGCGGATTCGTCCCGGTGCGAAGGTCAAGCCGGAACTTGTCGTACTGCCCCCGGAAAGCCCGTCTGTGGCGGGAGCCGGCCAATGA